The proteins below are encoded in one region of Tessaracoccus aquimaris:
- a CDS encoding YebC/PmpR family DNA-binding transcriptional regulator yields MSGHSKWATTKHKKAVIDAKRGKLFAKLIKNVEVAARIGGGDPAGNPTLYDAIQKAKKSSVPNDNIDRAVKRGSGAESGGADYETIMYEAYGPAGVAILIECLTDNRNRSASDVRVAVTRNGGTMADVGSVQRLFSRKGVVVVPKKQTSGELSEDALLEAALEAGLEEVSDNGDEFEAYTDPNDLVEVRKAIESAGLDYDSSEVQFVASFDQEVDSVDVAQKVERIIDALEDSDDVQNVFTNVDVTPEVAQALEDED; encoded by the coding sequence ATGAGCGGCCATTCCAAATGGGCAACGACCAAGCACAAGAAGGCCGTCATCGACGCCAAGCGGGGCAAGCTCTTCGCCAAGCTGATCAAGAACGTCGAGGTCGCGGCGCGGATCGGTGGCGGTGACCCAGCGGGCAACCCCACTCTCTACGACGCCATCCAGAAGGCCAAGAAGTCCTCGGTTCCCAACGACAACATCGATCGCGCCGTCAAGCGCGGCTCTGGCGCCGAGTCCGGCGGGGCCGACTACGAGACGATCATGTACGAGGCCTACGGCCCTGCGGGCGTCGCCATCCTGATCGAGTGCCTCACCGACAACCGCAACCGCTCCGCGTCCGACGTGCGGGTCGCCGTCACCCGCAACGGGGGCACCATGGCAGACGTCGGATCCGTCCAGCGACTGTTCTCCCGCAAGGGCGTCGTCGTCGTGCCGAAGAAGCAGACCTCGGGCGAACTGAGCGAGGACGCCCTGCTGGAGGCCGCGCTGGAGGCTGGCCTCGAGGAGGTCTCCGACAACGGTGACGAGTTCGAGGCCTACACCGACCCCAACGACCTCGTCGAGGTGCGAAAGGCCATCGAGTCGGCCGGTCTCGACTACGACTCCTCCGAGGTGCAGTTCGTGGCCTCGTTCGACCAGGAGGTCGACTCGGTCGACGTCGCCCAGAAGGTCGAGCGGATCATCGACGCGTTGGAGGACTCCGACGACGTGCAGAACGTCTTCACCAACGTCGATGTCACCCCCGAGGTCGCACAGGCACTCGAAGACGAGGACTGA
- the hisD gene encoding histidinol dehydrogenase has product MLQTLDFTGVDGAYRTRLPRGQFDVDAALDVVRPIVADVAHRGEAAIMEYSERFDGVAPTSLRVSADVLAKAAADLDPDLADAFGESIRRRRQVAQELEVDTNPAPAILAEGARVSLRNIPVDRVGLYVPGGLAPLASSVIMNVVPAQVAGVGSIAVASPPQREFGGLPHPNILALCHLLGVDEVYAVGGAQAVAMFAYGVEDIVEPVSLITGPGNIYVVAAKRLVRGRVGIDSEAGPTEIAIVADDTANPVFVAADLISQAEHDPLAGSVLITASTALAEKVQAEVERQVVDAPNADRIRTALTGEQSAVVLVRDLDQAIAVADAYAAEHLEIQTADADSVAARIRNAGAIFVGDYSPVSLGDYSAGSTHVLPTAGAGAHSSGLTVRSFVRTVHVISYDEQGLMAIADGVERFANAEQLPGHAAAVTVRRRA; this is encoded by the coding sequence GTGCTCCAAACTCTTGATTTCACGGGCGTCGACGGCGCCTACCGGACGCGCCTGCCGCGGGGTCAGTTCGACGTGGATGCGGCCCTTGACGTGGTGCGGCCCATCGTCGCCGACGTCGCGCATCGCGGCGAGGCCGCCATCATGGAGTACTCGGAGCGCTTCGACGGCGTCGCGCCCACCTCGCTTCGCGTGTCTGCCGACGTGCTGGCCAAGGCCGCCGCCGACCTCGACCCCGACCTGGCTGACGCCTTCGGGGAGTCGATCCGGCGCCGCCGTCAGGTCGCCCAGGAACTCGAGGTCGACACCAACCCCGCGCCCGCGATCCTCGCCGAGGGCGCGCGCGTCTCGCTGCGCAACATCCCCGTCGACCGCGTCGGCCTGTACGTGCCTGGCGGCCTTGCGCCGCTGGCCTCAAGCGTGATCATGAACGTCGTCCCAGCGCAGGTCGCGGGCGTCGGCTCCATCGCGGTCGCCTCCCCGCCGCAGCGCGAGTTCGGTGGCCTGCCGCACCCCAACATCCTCGCGCTGTGCCACCTGCTCGGCGTTGACGAGGTCTACGCCGTCGGCGGTGCCCAGGCCGTCGCGATGTTCGCCTACGGTGTCGAGGACATCGTCGAGCCCGTGTCGCTGATCACCGGCCCCGGCAACATCTACGTGGTGGCCGCCAAGCGCCTCGTGCGCGGCCGGGTCGGCATCGACTCGGAGGCGGGCCCCACCGAGATCGCGATCGTCGCCGACGACACCGCGAACCCCGTCTTTGTCGCGGCCGACCTGATCTCCCAGGCCGAGCACGACCCGCTGGCGGGCTCCGTCCTGATCACCGCCTCGACCGCGCTGGCCGAGAAGGTTCAGGCGGAGGTCGAACGGCAGGTCGTCGACGCGCCCAACGCCGACCGGATCCGCACCGCGCTGACGGGGGAGCAGTCGGCCGTCGTGCTGGTGCGCGACCTCGACCAGGCGATCGCGGTCGCCGACGCGTACGCGGCCGAGCACCTCGAGATCCAGACGGCGGACGCCGACTCGGTCGCCGCAAGGATCCGCAACGCGGGCGCCATCTTCGTCGGCGACTACTCGCCCGTCTCGCTCGGCGACTACTCCGCCGGGTCGACGCACGTGCTGCCGACCGCGGGTGCCGGGGCGCACTCGTCGGGCCTGACGGTGCGATCCTTCGTGCGCACCGTGCACGTGATCAGCTACGACGAGCAGGGCCTGATGGCCATCGCCGACGGCGTCGAGCGGTTCGCCAACGCCGAGCAGTTGCCGGGGCATGCCGCGGCCGTCACCGTCAGGCGGCGCGCGTGA
- the priA gene encoding bifunctional 1-(5-phosphoribosyl)-5-((5-phosphoribosylamino)methylideneamino)imidazole-4-carboxamide isomerase/phosphoribosylanthranilate isomerase PriA: protein METLELLPAVDVQGGQAVQLVQGVAGTQKEFGDPLKAAMRWQDGGASWLHLVDLDAAFGRGSNADLLRDIVGNLDIQVELSGGIRDDESLNRALATGARRVNIGTAALENPQWCDRIVAEHGDRVAIGLDVRGENLAARGWTTEGGPWMETLDRLVAAGCERFVVTDVNADGMLTGPNTELLTAVAARSGKKVIASGGIATLENLRDLRRLVPQGVEGAIVGTALYVGRFTIEEALQVAEGEL from the coding sequence GTGGAGACTTTGGAGCTTTTGCCGGCCGTTGATGTGCAGGGCGGTCAGGCCGTTCAGCTCGTGCAGGGGGTCGCTGGAACCCAGAAGGAGTTCGGCGACCCGCTGAAGGCCGCGATGCGCTGGCAGGACGGCGGCGCCTCCTGGCTGCACCTCGTCGACCTGGACGCCGCGTTCGGTCGCGGAAGCAACGCCGACCTGCTGCGCGACATCGTGGGCAATCTCGACATCCAGGTGGAACTCTCCGGCGGCATCCGCGACGACGAGTCGCTGAACCGGGCGCTCGCCACGGGGGCGCGCCGCGTCAACATCGGCACCGCAGCTCTCGAGAACCCGCAGTGGTGCGACCGGATCGTCGCCGAACACGGCGACCGGGTCGCGATCGGCCTCGACGTGCGCGGCGAGAACCTTGCGGCCCGCGGCTGGACCACGGAGGGAGGCCCCTGGATGGAGACCCTCGACCGGCTCGTCGCGGCGGGCTGCGAGCGCTTCGTGGTCACCGACGTCAACGCCGACGGCATGCTGACCGGGCCCAACACCGAACTTCTGACGGCGGTCGCCGCGCGCAGCGGCAAGAAGGTGATCGCCTCCGGCGGCATCGCGACGCTGGAGAACCTGCGCGACCTGCGCCGCCTCGTGCCCCAGGGCGTCGAGGGCGCCATCGTCGGCACCGCCCTCTACGTCGGCCGCTTCACGATCGAGGAGGCCCTGCAGGTCGCCGAAGGGGAGCTGTGA
- a CDS encoding SDR family oxidoreductase — protein MSSPGTVHVPPLLDGRISDLLAGKKIVMTGVTGFIGEQILWKVLTECPDTRTAVLVRRKGSVTAAERVASLLKKKIFADVVRDAGGVEELMASRVEVIEGDLPQVPDLPRDLDVLLHCAGDVSFDPPIDQAFMTNVVGTKALLTKLREACSDDEGNLVKIPHYLHVSTAYTAGRRRGPSPRPRTSTTSTTRRRPAPRSP, from the coding sequence GTGAGCTCACCCGGGACGGTGCACGTGCCGCCGCTGCTCGACGGCAGGATCAGCGACCTCCTCGCGGGCAAGAAGATCGTGATGACCGGCGTCACCGGCTTCATCGGTGAGCAGATCCTCTGGAAGGTGCTCACCGAGTGCCCCGACACCCGCACCGCCGTGCTGGTGCGCCGCAAGGGATCGGTGACCGCCGCGGAGCGCGTCGCCAGCCTGCTGAAGAAGAAGATCTTCGCCGACGTCGTGCGCGATGCGGGCGGCGTCGAGGAACTGATGGCCAGCCGCGTCGAGGTCATCGAGGGCGACCTGCCGCAGGTTCCGGACCTGCCCCGTGACCTCGACGTGCTGCTGCACTGCGCGGGAGACGTCTCGTTCGACCCGCCCATCGACCAGGCGTTCATGACCAACGTCGTCGGCACCAAGGCGCTGCTGACGAAGCTGCGCGAGGCCTGCTCCGACGACGAGGGCAACCTCGTCAAGATCCCGCACTACCTGCACGTGTCGACCGCCTACACCGCGGGCAGGCGCCGGGGGCCATCCCCGAGGCCGCGCACATCCACGACATCGACTACGAGGCGGAGACCCGCGCCGCGCTCGCCATGA
- the hisB gene encoding imidazoleglycerol-phosphate dehydratase HisB — MSRTATISRSTSESTITVTLDLDGTGTSEISTGVGFYDHMLTALSKHSLIDLTVKAEGDLHIDGHHTVEDTAICIGQALKEALGDKAGIRRYGHAVIPLDEAVADVVVDVAGRPYVTCQGEPEGQPYALIGGSGVPYAGSMTYHVFEALALNAGLCLHLRLLSGRDPHHIVEAEFKALARALREAVEIDPRQQGIPSTKGAL, encoded by the coding sequence ATGAGCCGCACCGCGACCATCAGCCGCTCCACCAGCGAGTCGACGATCACCGTCACCCTGGACCTCGACGGCACCGGCACGTCCGAAATCTCCACCGGCGTCGGGTTCTATGACCACATGCTGACGGCGCTGTCGAAGCATTCGCTGATCGACCTCACGGTCAAGGCGGAGGGCGACCTGCACATCGACGGCCACCACACCGTCGAGGACACCGCCATCTGCATCGGCCAGGCTCTCAAGGAGGCGTTGGGCGACAAGGCGGGCATCCGCCGCTACGGGCACGCCGTCATCCCGCTCGACGAGGCCGTCGCCGACGTGGTCGTCGATGTCGCGGGCCGCCCCTACGTCACCTGCCAGGGCGAGCCGGAGGGCCAGCCGTACGCGCTGATCGGCGGCTCCGGGGTGCCGTACGCCGGGTCAATGACGTACCACGTCTTCGAGGCGCTCGCGCTCAACGCTGGCCTCTGCCTGCACCTGCGCCTGCTGTCTGGACGCGACCCGCACCACATCGTGGAGGCCGAGTTCAAGGCCCTTGCCCGCGCGCTGCGCGAGGCAGTCGAGATCGACCCCCGCCAGCAGGGGATCCCGAGCACGAAGGGCGCGCTCTGA
- a CDS encoding lactate racemase domain-containing protein, with the protein MSRPGFVLEVDEKTPHLMTMSGAQLRLERFGIGTQVVYAADAEESSDPVGLIDAAVGAPTGVAPLSEQLRPDTRLTLVIVDADAPLPRPHFDPRRTLAERVLEIAARNGVDDVEIVVANGLKQRWNTQQVTRVLGDRVATSFLPDGLITSHDVTSPDLVSVGEVDGTTVRVNRRVAQSDLVVVIGIRGDDSERCPLALGLTDLTTLDRIGGVAPDREFERGVSDLIQEKVPGFALLAVLGQPLLAPGFASCRAANGNGASATGWRSPRPGRSSRRFPVRVPNWSTATPVPTTRSSTWSVVPSPRR; encoded by the coding sequence ATGTCTCGTCCCGGGTTTGTGCTGGAGGTCGACGAAAAGACCCCGCACCTCATGACGATGTCGGGAGCCCAGCTTCGGTTGGAGCGCTTCGGCATCGGCACCCAGGTGGTCTACGCCGCCGACGCTGAGGAGTCCTCGGACCCCGTCGGCCTGATCGACGCCGCGGTCGGCGCCCCGACAGGCGTCGCGCCGCTCTCGGAGCAGTTGCGCCCCGACACCCGGCTCACGCTGGTCATCGTCGACGCCGACGCGCCGCTGCCACGGCCCCACTTCGACCCGCGCCGCACGCTCGCAGAGCGGGTCCTGGAGATCGCGGCCCGCAACGGGGTCGACGACGTCGAGATCGTGGTCGCCAACGGCCTGAAGCAGCGCTGGAACACGCAGCAGGTCACCCGGGTGCTCGGCGACCGGGTCGCCACGTCGTTCCTGCCTGACGGGCTCATCACGAGCCATGACGTGACGAGTCCCGACCTCGTCTCCGTCGGCGAGGTGGACGGCACCACGGTGCGCGTGAACCGGCGGGTCGCCCAGTCCGACCTCGTGGTCGTGATCGGCATCCGCGGCGACGACTCGGAGCGCTGCCCGCTCGCGCTCGGCCTGACCGACCTGACCACGCTTGACCGGATCGGTGGCGTCGCCCCCGACCGCGAGTTCGAGCGCGGCGTCAGCGACCTGATCCAGGAAAAGGTGCCCGGCTTCGCGCTGCTCGCGGTCCTCGGCCAGCCGCTGCTCGCCCCGGGCTTCGCTTCCTGTCGAGCCGCGAATGGGAATGGCGCCTCAGCGACCGGTTGGCGTTCGCCGCGTCCCGGCAGATCATCGCGGCGCTTCCCCGTCAGGGTGCCCAACTGGTCAACGGCAACCCCCGTGCCGACTACGCGGTCATCGACGTGGTCGGTGGTGCCTTCTCCGCGGCGCTGA
- a CDS encoding GNAT family N-acetyltransferase, translating to MEAYVEPHLRWRLLGSHDAPEIESFRAQLEALDNSVLSGMTAAILDRDLLPATGLAVGGWDAYSSLSAFGAGFLASTDPLRMYLMGGVHPVHRHMMVGTALLKWQIERAKAWRDENHPGVPLWLGCYAEVGRPGLEGVARRQGFEPERYYYDLHRDLGQPLVVPDADGISIAGFLPADAEEVRVLHNLCFKPIGGAEVQAEEWNQRLADVGFRPEWSFVARDGDRIVGYAMSVVDDGDPCGGWTERFGVHPDYRRRGISLALLGSCLRSMRTSGCTEAGLGIDTPDGLGLSRLARELGYTTRDAVALLSKVV from the coding sequence ATGGAAGCCTATGTGGAGCCGCACCTCAGGTGGCGGCTCTTAGGCAGTCACGATGCCCCCGAGATCGAGAGCTTCAGGGCCCAACTCGAGGCGCTGGACAACTCGGTTCTCTCGGGGATGACCGCGGCGATCCTCGACAGAGACCTGCTCCCCGCAACAGGGTTGGCCGTCGGCGGCTGGGACGCCTACTCCTCGCTCTCGGCCTTCGGCGCCGGATTCCTCGCAAGCACCGATCCGCTCCGGATGTACCTGATGGGCGGCGTGCACCCCGTGCACCGTCACATGATGGTCGGCACCGCGCTCCTGAAGTGGCAGATCGAGCGCGCCAAGGCCTGGCGCGACGAGAACCATCCGGGAGTTCCGCTGTGGCTCGGCTGCTACGCCGAGGTCGGCAGGCCGGGCCTCGAGGGCGTCGCCCGCAGGCAGGGCTTCGAGCCGGAGCGCTACTACTACGACCTGCACCGCGACCTGGGCCAGCCCCTGGTGGTCCCGGACGCTGACGGGATCTCGATCGCGGGCTTCCTCCCCGCCGACGCGGAGGAGGTGCGCGTGCTGCACAACCTCTGCTTCAAACCCATTGGCGGCGCGGAGGTCCAGGCCGAGGAATGGAACCAGCGCCTGGCCGACGTCGGCTTCCGCCCCGAGTGGTCCTTCGTCGCGCGCGACGGCGACCGGATCGTCGGCTATGCCATGAGCGTCGTCGACGACGGCGACCCCTGCGGCGGCTGGACCGAACGCTTCGGTGTCCACCCCGACTACCGCCGCCGTGGCATCTCCCTCGCGCTGCTCGGCTCGTGCCTGCGCTCGATGCGCACATCCGGCTGCACCGAGGCGGGCCTCGGGATCGACACGCCGGACGGGCTGGGGCTCTCGCGGCTCGCCCGCGAACTCGGCTACACGACACGGGACGCGGTGGCGCTGCTCAGCAAGGTCGTTTAG
- the hisH gene encoding imidazole glycerol phosphate synthase subunit HisH — MNRRVGLFDYGSGNLHSAARAFANAGADVSVTSDLGELRRQDALVVPGVGAFAACMRGLTQAGGVDLIREWVAADRPLLGICVGHQILFEQGTEHGTVTPGVGVLRGSVDTLPARRLPHMGWNTVQPADGMSLFGGPAGERFYFVHSYAALTGPDDALVATAEHEDGRFVAAVERGNLASTQFHPEKSGEAGAHLIATWLRKL, encoded by the coding sequence CTGAACCGGCGCGTCGGCCTGTTCGACTACGGCTCGGGCAACCTGCACTCGGCTGCCCGGGCGTTCGCCAACGCCGGCGCCGACGTCAGCGTCACGTCCGACCTCGGTGAACTGCGTCGCCAGGACGCCCTCGTCGTGCCGGGCGTCGGCGCCTTCGCCGCCTGCATGCGGGGGCTGACGCAGGCGGGCGGCGTCGATCTGATCCGCGAGTGGGTCGCGGCCGACCGGCCGCTGCTCGGCATCTGCGTCGGGCACCAGATCCTGTTCGAGCAGGGCACCGAGCACGGCACCGTCACCCCCGGGGTCGGGGTGCTGCGCGGCAGCGTCGACACGCTCCCCGCGAGGCGGCTGCCACACATGGGCTGGAACACCGTTCAGCCCGCCGACGGCATGAGCCTGTTCGGCGGCCCCGCGGGGGAGCGGTTCTACTTCGTGCACTCCTACGCGGCGCTCACCGGGCCCGACGACGCCCTCGTGGCGACCGCCGAGCACGAGGACGGCCGGTTCGTTGCCGCCGTCGAACGGGGCAACCTCGCCTCGACACAGTTCCACCCCGAGAAGTCGGGCGAAGCCGGGGCGCACCTCATCGCCACCTGGCTTCGGAAGCTCTGA
- a CDS encoding histidinol-phosphate transaminase — MISLADLPLRDDLVGQEPYGAPQIDVPIVLNVNENPYPPSQVIRHEMAAAIVSAAGTLNRYPDREALGLRGDLAAYLGHGLSAENVWVANGSNEVMAHLLTAFGGPGRRVLTFTPTYSMYPEYARNTCTEYVTVPRHPDYTLDADLVLGAIAEHRPTVTLITTPNNPTGTTVDLATIEAVLEGSDTLLVVDEAYQEFSSGPSALELLAKHPRLIVSRTMSKAFALAGGRVGYLAAAPAIVDACRIVRLPYHLSAQTQAIARVALAHSDELLAQVRSLAAEARAFEDWARGRGYEVIDSESNFSLFGRFPDRHRVWQDLLDRGILIRETGPAGFLRVSAGTPDEMAILRSALDELSPPLEGNPS; from the coding sequence GTGATCAGCCTCGCCGACCTGCCGCTGCGCGACGACCTCGTCGGCCAGGAGCCCTACGGGGCGCCGCAGATCGACGTGCCGATCGTCCTCAACGTCAACGAGAACCCGTACCCGCCGTCGCAGGTGATCCGGCACGAGATGGCCGCCGCGATCGTGTCCGCCGCTGGCACCCTCAACCGTTACCCGGATCGCGAGGCGCTCGGGCTGCGCGGCGACCTCGCCGCGTACCTCGGCCACGGCCTGAGCGCCGAGAACGTGTGGGTGGCCAACGGCTCCAACGAGGTGATGGCGCACCTGCTCACCGCGTTCGGTGGCCCGGGGCGCCGCGTCCTGACGTTCACGCCGACCTACTCGATGTACCCGGAGTACGCGCGCAACACCTGCACCGAGTACGTGACGGTGCCGCGCCACCCCGACTACACCCTCGACGCCGACCTGGTGCTCGGCGCGATCGCGGAGCACCGCCCGACGGTGACGCTGATCACGACCCCGAACAACCCGACCGGCACCACCGTCGACCTGGCCACCATCGAGGCCGTGCTCGAGGGCAGCGACACGCTGCTTGTCGTGGATGAGGCCTACCAGGAGTTCTCCAGCGGGCCGAGCGCGCTCGAACTGCTGGCGAAACACCCGAGGCTGATCGTGTCGCGCACCATGTCGAAGGCGTTCGCGCTGGCGGGGGGCCGGGTCGGCTACCTCGCCGCGGCCCCCGCCATCGTCGACGCCTGCCGGATCGTGCGACTGCCGTACCACCTCAGCGCCCAGACGCAGGCCATCGCCCGCGTCGCGCTGGCGCATTCCGACGAACTGCTCGCCCAGGTCCGCTCGCTCGCGGCCGAGGCCCGCGCGTTCGAGGACTGGGCCCGCGGTCGCGGCTACGAGGTGATCGACTCCGAATCGAACTTCTCGCTGTTCGGGCGGTTCCCCGACAGGCACCGCGTCTGGCAGGATCTGCTGGATCGCGGCATCCTGATCCGCGAGACCGGGCCTGCAGGCTTCCTGCGCGTCTCGGCGGGCACCCCCGACGAGATGGCCATCCTGCGAAGCGCCCTCGACGAGCTTTCGCCACCACTGGAAGGGAACCCCTCATGA
- a CDS encoding haloacid dehalogenase-like hydrolase: MKEHVEARSRSSEQLTKLRKEAEALHRQAGYLTTSEDTERRRQEWVKQELVAAGTERARSLGWTDVYTFAKALAERVVADLSGDFMASIVRPAIVESSLTNPYPGWIEGFKMADPIILAYGRGQLPEFPASPDAVIDIIPCDFVVNAIVAVCATTPEIGQPEYYHCSSGARNPLTFRGVYEHVRNYFSEHPYTSGQGSTPLATWNFPGAEPVEMFMRLADKGVRIGNKLISFAPRGKKTRQLAASLDKSRKQLEFLGKYMTLYGEYLQSELHFVDDCTLALHHSLHPDDRDRFGFDSASFEWKHYMEEVHIPAITDPVRRLEAARKRRKGRSTTFRDLKPAEPGTVLAAFDLDGTVMATNVVETYLWARLPELSPLRRIGEVASLALQLPMYLGAERRDRGVFLRSIYRRYAGADLAALESYVDEKLSPLILDRMSPDAIRRIREHRDAGHTTILMTGVIRPLTRPFEGLFDTIVAAELATDENGICTGFLSGPPMVGESRSAWLNHYAQLHGINLANSFGYADSHVDLPMLNAVGNPVAVSPDIGLMRAAKSKGWSIVEWPEMSPLPRLKMS, from the coding sequence ATGAAGGAGCACGTCGAGGCCCGCTCCCGCAGTTCCGAACAGCTCACCAAGCTGCGCAAGGAGGCGGAGGCGCTGCACCGCCAGGCCGGCTACCTGACGACCTCGGAGGACACCGAGCGACGCCGCCAGGAGTGGGTCAAGCAGGAACTCGTCGCGGCAGGCACCGAGCGGGCCCGCTCGCTCGGCTGGACCGACGTCTACACCTTCGCCAAGGCGCTGGCTGAGCGCGTCGTCGCCGACCTCAGCGGCGACTTCATGGCCTCCATCGTGCGGCCCGCCATCGTCGAATCCTCGCTCACCAACCCGTACCCGGGGTGGATCGAGGGGTTCAAGATGGCCGACCCGATCATCCTGGCCTACGGCCGCGGCCAACTGCCCGAGTTCCCCGCCTCGCCCGACGCCGTCATCGACATCATCCCGTGCGACTTCGTCGTCAACGCGATCGTCGCGGTCTGTGCGACCACGCCGGAGATCGGCCAGCCCGAGTACTACCACTGCAGTTCCGGTGCCAGGAACCCGCTCACGTTCCGCGGCGTCTACGAACACGTCCGCAACTACTTCAGCGAGCACCCCTACACCTCCGGGCAGGGCTCGACCCCGCTTGCGACCTGGAACTTCCCCGGCGCCGAGCCCGTCGAGATGTTCATGAGGCTCGCCGACAAGGGCGTGAGGATCGGCAACAAGCTGATCAGCTTCGCCCCCCGTGGCAAGAAGACCAGGCAGTTGGCCGCCTCGCTCGACAAGTCCCGCAAGCAACTCGAGTTCCTCGGCAAGTACATGACGCTGTACGGCGAGTACCTGCAGTCGGAGCTCCACTTCGTCGACGACTGCACGCTCGCGCTGCACCACTCGCTGCACCCCGACGACCGCGACCGGTTCGGCTTCGACTCGGCCAGCTTCGAGTGGAAGCACTACATGGAGGAGGTGCACATCCCGGCCATCACGGATCCGGTGCGCCGACTCGAGGCGGCCCGCAAGCGCCGCAAGGGGCGCTCCACCACCTTCCGCGACCTCAAGCCCGCCGAGCCGGGCACCGTGCTCGCCGCGTTCGACCTTGACGGCACCGTGATGGCCACCAACGTCGTCGAGACCTACCTCTGGGCGCGGCTTCCCGAGCTGTCGCCGCTGCGGCGGATCGGGGAGGTCGCAAGCCTCGCGCTGCAACTGCCGATGTACCTGGGCGCGGAGCGTCGCGACAGGGGCGTGTTCCTGCGCTCCATCTACCGCCGCTACGCGGGCGCCGACCTGGCCGCGCTGGAGAGCTACGTCGACGAGAAGCTGTCGCCGCTGATCCTCGACCGGATGTCGCCCGACGCGATCCGCCGCATCCGCGAGCACCGCGACGCCGGCCACACCACCATCCTGATGACCGGCGTGATCCGGCCACTCACCCGGCCGTTCGAGGGCCTGTTCGACACCATCGTCGCCGCCGAACTGGCCACCGACGAGAACGGGATCTGCACCGGCTTCCTCAGCGGCCCGCCCATGGTGGGGGAGTCACGCTCCGCGTGGCTGAACCACTACGCCCAACTGCACGGCATCAACCTGGCCAACTCGTTCGGCTATGCCGACAGCCACGTCGACCTGCCGATGCTCAACGCCGTTGGCAACCCGGTCGCCGTCAGCCCGGACATCGGGTTGATGCGCGCCGCCAAGTCCAAGGGCTGGTCAATCGTCGAGTGGCCGGAGATGTCTCCGCTGCCTCGCCTCAAGATGTCGTGA